One Micromonospora sp. WMMD1120 genomic region harbors:
- a CDS encoding YafY family protein: MRASRLISLLLLLQSRGSMTATELARELEVSERTVYRDVLALSAAGVPVYADRGRAGGYRLLGGYRTRLTGLSRDEAEALFLAGLPGPAGEMGLADAVASAELKVLAALPPALRDAPARAGQRFHLDVPGWFRETPPPVALPELARAVWGDRVVRVGYRRGDGEVTRRVEPYGLVLKSGIWYLVGRVGDDTRTYRVDRVTAVEVGDERFDRDESFDLAGHWREQAGSFLRSMLRAAVTVRLSPAGLRRLRHLVDAPFVYDEVVAAAGKPDGQGWVVASLPVESVPVAYHQLLGLGPEVEVLDPPELRQLFVEAAGRFAALYR; encoded by the coding sequence GTGCGCGCGTCCCGACTGATCTCGCTGTTGTTGCTGTTGCAGTCGCGGGGGTCGATGACCGCGACCGAGCTGGCGCGGGAACTGGAAGTCTCCGAACGCACCGTGTACCGGGACGTCCTGGCGCTCTCCGCCGCCGGCGTGCCGGTCTACGCCGATCGTGGACGCGCCGGCGGCTACCGGCTGCTCGGCGGTTACCGCACCCGACTGACCGGGCTGAGCCGGGACGAGGCGGAGGCGCTCTTCCTCGCCGGGCTGCCCGGGCCGGCCGGCGAGATGGGGCTCGCCGACGCGGTGGCGTCCGCCGAGCTGAAGGTGCTCGCCGCGCTGCCGCCCGCGCTGCGGGACGCGCCGGCCCGCGCCGGTCAGCGTTTCCACCTGGACGTGCCGGGTTGGTTCCGGGAGACGCCACCGCCGGTCGCGCTGCCCGAGCTGGCCCGGGCGGTCTGGGGCGACCGGGTGGTCCGGGTGGGCTACCGCCGGGGCGACGGGGAGGTCACTCGCCGGGTCGAGCCGTACGGGCTGGTGCTGAAGAGCGGAATCTGGTACCTGGTCGGCCGCGTCGGCGACGACACCCGCACCTACCGGGTGGACCGGGTGACCGCCGTCGAGGTGGGCGACGAGCGGTTCGACCGCGACGAGAGCTTCGACCTGGCCGGGCACTGGCGCGAGCAGGCCGGGTCGTTCCTGCGGAGCATGCTGCGGGCCGCTGTCACCGTCCGGCTGAGCCCCGCCGGCCTGCGCCGGCTCCGGCACCTGGTCGATGCTCCCTTCGTGTACGACGAGGTGGTGGCCGCCGCCGGGAAGCCCGACGGGCAGGGCTGGGTGGTGGCCAGCCTGCCCGTCGAGTCCGTCCCGGTGGCGTACCACCAACTGCTGGGCCTCGGCCCGGAGGTGGAAGTGCTCGACCCGCCGGAGCTGCGGCAGTTGTTCGTCGAGGCTGCCGGGCGCTTCGCCGCGCTCTACCGGTAG
- a CDS encoding carbohydrate ABC transporter permease, giving the protein MSRLWRASPLTYLALVVAAGLSVFPIWWMFVVASRSSDAMGQLPPPMTPGGNLGANIARLFDNTDAYFLTGLINSTIVSGTVTVSVVLFSSLAGFAFAKLRFRGRNALLLVIIATMMVPTQLGVIPLYLLMTRLEWNDRLPAVIVPALVTGFGVFMMRQYAGQAVSDELIEAARMDGCGTARIWWHVVLPALRPAAAVLGLLTFMTTWNDFLWPYAVLNDPANPTVQLSLRALSDGYYQDMSQVFTGTAIATLPLLLVFVVFGRQIIGGIMEGAVKA; this is encoded by the coding sequence ATGAGCCGACTCTGGCGGGCCAGCCCGCTCACCTACCTCGCCCTGGTCGTCGCCGCCGGCCTGTCGGTCTTTCCGATCTGGTGGATGTTCGTGGTGGCCAGCCGGTCCAGCGACGCGATGGGCCAACTGCCACCGCCGATGACGCCGGGCGGCAACCTCGGCGCCAACATCGCCCGGCTGTTCGACAACACCGACGCGTACTTCCTCACCGGCCTGATCAACTCGACGATCGTGTCCGGCACCGTCACCGTGTCCGTGGTGCTCTTCTCCAGCCTGGCCGGCTTCGCCTTCGCCAAGCTGCGGTTTCGCGGGCGCAACGCGCTGCTGCTGGTCATCATCGCGACGATGATGGTGCCGACCCAGCTCGGTGTGATCCCGCTGTACCTGCTGATGACCCGGCTGGAGTGGAACGACAGGCTCCCCGCGGTGATCGTGCCGGCCCTGGTCACCGGCTTCGGGGTGTTCATGATGCGGCAGTACGCCGGCCAGGCGGTGAGCGACGAGCTGATCGAGGCCGCCCGGATGGACGGCTGCGGCACCGCCCGGATCTGGTGGCACGTGGTGCTGCCCGCGCTGCGTCCCGCCGCCGCCGTCCTCGGCCTGCTCACCTTCATGACCACCTGGAACGACTTCCTCTGGCCGTACGCTGTGCTGAACGATCCGGCGAACCCGACAGTGCAGCTCTCGCTCCGGGCCCTGTCGGACGGGTACTACCAGGACATGTCGCAGGTGTTCACCGGGACCGCCATCGCGACGCTGCCCCTGCTGCTGGTCTTCGTGGTGTTCGGGCGGCAGATCATCGGCGGAATCATGGAAGGTGCGGTCAAGGCGTGA
- a CDS encoding UDP-N-acetylmuramate dehydrogenase yields MPGPLAGYTTLRMGGPAARIVAAGSADEIVRAVQVAEEPILILAGGSNVVIGDSGFPGTVVLVRSRGLRVVEETAGSVTVRVDAGEPWDDLVAATVANGWAGLECLSGIPGSTGATPIQNVGAYGQEVAETITSVEVYDRVEGARYDIPAADCGFAYRGSIFKYVDRWVVLSVDFRLTKSPLSGPVRYAELARALGVEIGDQVPLADARAVVRRLRAGKGMVLDATDPDTRSVGSFFTNPVLDRATYDLLLERSAEVGDPPAWPGADGLVKVSAAWLIDKAGFSKGHPGAGGVAISSKHTLALTNRSGTAHTADLLALAETIRDQVHTRFGVTLHPEPVLINCTL; encoded by the coding sequence ATCCCCGGTCCACTCGCTGGCTACACCACCCTGCGGATGGGTGGGCCCGCCGCGCGGATCGTGGCCGCCGGCAGCGCCGACGAGATCGTCCGAGCCGTCCAGGTCGCCGAGGAGCCCATCCTGATCCTGGCCGGTGGCAGCAACGTGGTCATCGGCGATTCCGGCTTCCCCGGCACCGTCGTGCTGGTGCGCTCCCGGGGCCTCCGGGTCGTCGAGGAGACCGCCGGGTCGGTCACCGTACGCGTCGACGCCGGCGAGCCGTGGGACGACCTGGTCGCCGCCACCGTCGCCAACGGCTGGGCCGGGCTGGAATGCCTCTCCGGCATCCCCGGCTCGACCGGCGCCACCCCGATCCAGAACGTCGGCGCGTACGGGCAGGAGGTCGCCGAGACGATCACCTCCGTGGAGGTGTACGACCGGGTCGAGGGCGCCCGCTACGACATCCCGGCCGCCGACTGCGGGTTCGCCTACCGGGGCAGCATCTTCAAGTACGTGGACCGCTGGGTGGTGCTCAGCGTCGACTTCCGGCTCACCAAGTCCCCGCTCTCCGGCCCGGTGCGGTACGCCGAGCTGGCCAGGGCGCTCGGTGTCGAGATCGGTGACCAGGTGCCGCTCGCCGACGCCCGCGCCGTGGTGCGGCGGCTGCGCGCGGGCAAGGGCATGGTGCTCGACGCGACCGACCCGGACACCCGCTCGGTCGGCTCCTTCTTCACCAACCCCGTGCTCGACCGCGCGACGTACGACCTGCTGCTGGAGCGCTCCGCCGAGGTGGGCGACCCGCCCGCCTGGCCGGGGGCCGACGGCCTGGTCAAGGTGAGCGCGGCATGGCTGATCGACAAAGCCGGCTTCAGCAAGGGCCACCCCGGCGCGGGTGGGGTGGCGATCTCCAGCAAGCACACCCTGGCCCTGACCAACCGCAGCGGCACAGCCCACACCGCCGACCTGCTGGCCCTGGCCGAAACCATCCGCGACCAGGTCCACACCCGCTTCGGCGTAACCCTCCACCCCGAACCAGTCCTCATCAACTGCACCCTCTAA
- a CDS encoding sugar ABC transporter permease, producing MTVQLDARPPVAPAPQRSSGRLTRLDTRLSPYLYIAPFFLLFAVFGAYPLAYTFWVSLHDWDLLGADHPFVGAENYTRLLADPDFWHALVNTLGIFVISTVPQLLAALWLANLLNRGLRARTGWRMAVLVPNVTSTAAVAIVFGVIFGREFGMINWLLDFVGVDPIGWKSDRFASWVAISAMVDWRWTGYNALILLAAMQAIPKDLYESAAIDGANRARQFWSITVPLLKPTIVFCAIIATIGGLQLFTEPRLFHSGTNPIRGGPSRESQTLTMYMFENAFAPHYNFGYGSAVAWLLFALIAIVAAVNVLILRRLGGGTGARKGTAR from the coding sequence ATGACCGTCCAGCTCGACGCCCGCCCGCCGGTGGCGCCGGCCCCCCAGCGCTCGTCGGGTCGGCTGACCCGGCTCGACACCCGGCTCTCGCCGTACCTCTACATCGCCCCGTTCTTCCTGCTCTTCGCGGTCTTCGGGGCCTACCCCCTGGCGTACACCTTCTGGGTGTCGCTGCACGACTGGGACCTGCTCGGCGCCGACCACCCGTTCGTCGGGGCGGAGAACTACACCCGGCTGCTCGCCGACCCCGACTTCTGGCACGCGCTCGTCAACACGCTGGGGATCTTCGTCATCTCCACGGTCCCGCAGTTGCTGGCCGCGCTCTGGTTGGCCAACCTGCTCAACCGGGGCCTGCGCGCCCGTACCGGTTGGCGGATGGCGGTGCTCGTCCCCAACGTCACGTCCACCGCGGCGGTGGCGATCGTCTTCGGAGTCATCTTCGGCCGCGAGTTCGGCATGATCAACTGGCTGCTGGACTTCGTCGGGGTGGACCCGATCGGCTGGAAGTCCGACCGGTTCGCCTCCTGGGTGGCCATCTCCGCCATGGTCGACTGGCGGTGGACCGGCTACAACGCGCTGATCCTGCTGGCCGCCATGCAGGCCATCCCCAAGGACCTCTACGAGTCGGCGGCCATCGACGGCGCCAACCGGGCCCGCCAGTTCTGGTCGATCACCGTGCCGCTGCTCAAACCGACGATCGTCTTCTGCGCCATCATCGCCACCATCGGCGGGTTGCAGCTCTTCACCGAGCCCCGGCTGTTCCACTCCGGCACCAACCCGATCCGGGGCGGGCCGTCGCGCGAGTCGCAGACGCTGACCATGTACATGTTCGAGAACGCCTTCGCGCCGCACTACAACTTCGGGTACGGCTCCGCCGTGGCCTGGCTGCTCTTCGCGCTCATCGCGATCGTGGCGGCGGTCAACGTGCTGATCCTGCGCCGACTGGGTGGCGGCACGGGCGCGCGAAAGGGAACGGCCCGATGA
- a CDS encoding GNAT family N-acetyltransferase, producing the protein MEIRVAQPDDAPGVVALRAIVHPYQVRGVESTRKMLAEPPPEMGWTAFVAEVDGQVVGWVSAQCSTWTSTPNFGEVSNLHVHPEHRRRGIGTALLTAATEHLRPLDIRRVRTMALPDGLPFARRHGYGPSREVRYSALELDALPPLPEPPPGVRLLPIVDLDPRLLYAADVAAAADEPGDEPVDSISYENWRYDVWDNLGLDKSASTTAEVDGEVVAFSLVKRDGDRMWSDFTGTIPAYRGRGLARLAKTAALHRAAASGVRVAYTSNDEANGPMLAVNTRLGYRPVASQWTCLADLTAPARSDDGE; encoded by the coding sequence ATGGAGATCCGGGTGGCGCAGCCGGACGACGCCCCGGGTGTGGTGGCGCTGCGGGCGATCGTGCACCCGTACCAGGTGCGCGGGGTCGAGTCGACCCGGAAGATGCTCGCCGAGCCTCCGCCCGAGATGGGCTGGACCGCCTTCGTGGCCGAGGTCGACGGCCAGGTCGTCGGCTGGGTGTCGGCACAGTGCTCCACCTGGACCTCCACGCCGAACTTCGGCGAGGTCTCGAACCTGCACGTGCACCCGGAGCACCGGCGACGCGGCATCGGCACCGCACTGCTGACCGCCGCGACCGAGCACCTCAGACCCCTCGACATCCGCCGGGTACGCACCATGGCGCTGCCTGACGGGCTGCCGTTCGCGCGCCGGCACGGCTACGGGCCCAGCCGGGAGGTGCGCTACTCGGCGCTGGAACTGGACGCGCTGCCGCCCCTACCCGAGCCGCCGCCGGGCGTACGGCTGCTGCCGATCGTCGACCTGGACCCGCGCCTGCTGTACGCGGCGGACGTGGCCGCTGCCGCCGACGAGCCGGGCGACGAGCCGGTCGACTCGATCAGCTACGAGAACTGGCGGTACGACGTGTGGGACAACCTCGGCCTGGACAAGTCGGCGAGCACCACCGCCGAGGTTGACGGCGAGGTGGTGGCGTTCAGCCTGGTGAAGCGGGACGGGGACCGGATGTGGTCGGACTTCACCGGCACGATTCCGGCGTACCGGGGGCGAGGGCTGGCCCGACTGGCGAAGACGGCGGCACTGCACCGGGCCGCCGCGAGCGGCGTACGTGTCGCGTACACCTCGAACGACGAGGCGAACGGGCCGATGCTCGCTGTCAACACCCGACTGGGCTACCGACCGGTCGCCTCCCAGTGGACCTGCCTGGCCGACCTGACAGCCCCGGCAAGATCAGATGATGGAGAGTAG
- a CDS encoding extracellular solute-binding protein — protein sequence MALLPRRRLAAVALAATTALLVTAGCGGDDKGGDGTVTLTVDVFGQFGYEQLYQEYMAANPGVKIVERGTGTNLDEYSPKLTQWLAAGRGAGDVVAIEEGLLVEYKANPGNFVNLLDHGAADLKGNFLEWKWNAGLTADGKQLIGLGTDVGGIAICYRKDLFAKAGLPTERDAVSQLWPTWPDYIATGEKFAAAKTGASFLDGATNTFNTILLQTAGNTTGYSYYDTSDNLVVDSNPSVRQAWDTTMDIIDSGLSGRYGSWSEEWVSAFKQSKFATIACPAWMTGVIEANAGTAASGKWDIARVPGNGGNWGGSHLAVPKQSKHRAEAIELLKFLTSAKGQIGAFKAKGPLPSSPQALDDPAITGATNAYFSGAPVGAIFGTGAKSLKPVYMGPKNQAVRTEVENAVRTVELGQRSPAQGWTDAVNNAKKAAAK from the coding sequence ATGGCTCTCCTCCCGCGCCGCCGCCTCGCCGCGGTGGCCCTCGCCGCCACCACCGCCCTGCTCGTCACCGCCGGCTGCGGCGGCGACGACAAGGGCGGCGACGGGACCGTCACCCTCACCGTCGACGTCTTCGGCCAGTTCGGCTACGAACAGCTCTACCAGGAGTACATGGCCGCGAACCCCGGTGTGAAGATCGTGGAGCGGGGCACCGGCACCAACCTCGACGAATACTCCCCGAAGCTGACCCAGTGGCTCGCCGCCGGCCGGGGCGCCGGCGACGTGGTGGCCATCGAGGAAGGGCTGCTGGTCGAGTACAAGGCCAACCCCGGCAACTTCGTCAACCTGCTGGACCACGGCGCCGCCGACCTCAAGGGCAACTTCCTGGAGTGGAAGTGGAACGCCGGCCTGACCGCCGACGGCAAGCAGCTCATCGGCCTCGGCACCGACGTCGGCGGCATCGCCATCTGCTATCGCAAGGACCTCTTCGCGAAGGCCGGCCTGCCCACCGAGCGGGACGCGGTCTCCCAGCTCTGGCCGACGTGGCCGGACTACATCGCCACCGGCGAGAAGTTCGCCGCGGCGAAGACCGGCGCGTCCTTCCTCGACGGGGCGACGAACACCTTCAACACCATCCTGCTCCAGACCGCCGGCAACACCACCGGCTACAGCTACTACGACACCAGCGACAACCTGGTCGTGGACAGCAACCCGTCGGTACGGCAGGCGTGGGACACCACGATGGACATCATCGACTCGGGCCTCTCCGGCAGGTACGGCTCCTGGTCCGAGGAGTGGGTCTCCGCGTTCAAGCAGTCGAAGTTCGCCACCATCGCCTGCCCGGCCTGGATGACCGGCGTCATCGAGGCCAACGCCGGCACCGCCGCCTCGGGCAAGTGGGACATCGCCCGGGTTCCCGGCAACGGCGGCAACTGGGGTGGCTCGCACCTCGCCGTGCCCAAGCAGAGCAAGCACCGGGCCGAGGCGATCGAGCTGCTCAAGTTCCTCACCAGCGCCAAGGGGCAGATCGGGGCGTTCAAGGCCAAGGGTCCGCTGCCCTCCTCCCCGCAGGCGCTCGACGACCCGGCCATCACCGGCGCGACGAACGCGTACTTCTCCGGAGCGCCGGTCGGCGCCATCTTCGGCACCGGCGCGAAGAGCCTGAAGCCGGTCTACATGGGCCCGAAGAACCAGGCGGTACGCACCGAGGTGGAGAACGCGGTACGGACCGTCGAGCTGGGCCAGCGCAGCCCCGCGCAGGGCTGGACGGACGCGGTGAACAACGCCAAGAAGGCCGCCGCCAAGTAG
- a CDS encoding maleylpyruvate isomerase family mycothiol-dependent enzyme, giving the protein MSRLQGSKDFWIGALRAEGPAFAAAVAEAPPETPVLSCPGWTVSDLTLHLAGIYHWVSSFAGSGETGQPARREPLEAEPGVTPLQLWQQGYDRLMTLFDGLDPEAPAWNWAPQPKKAGFWPRRMAHETAVHRWDAQLAIGAGDPVEAKLAADGVSEVLDTWLPAGRRQAPGDWRGVVQLSATDAAQEWYLRLRGEGVALLDTATIFDHDDHHARAQVSGTASDLLLALWGRVSFETLDVAGDRSLLNGLRTG; this is encoded by the coding sequence ATGAGCAGACTGCAGGGCAGCAAGGATTTCTGGATCGGGGCGCTCCGGGCGGAGGGCCCGGCTTTCGCCGCGGCGGTGGCCGAGGCGCCACCGGAGACACCGGTGCTGTCCTGTCCGGGCTGGACGGTCAGCGACCTCACCCTGCACCTGGCCGGCATCTACCACTGGGTGTCGTCGTTCGCCGGCTCCGGTGAGACCGGTCAGCCGGCGCGGCGGGAACCGCTCGAGGCGGAGCCGGGGGTGACTCCACTCCAGCTCTGGCAGCAGGGCTACGACCGGCTGATGACGCTGTTCGACGGGCTCGACCCGGAGGCACCGGCCTGGAACTGGGCCCCGCAGCCGAAGAAGGCCGGCTTCTGGCCGCGCCGGATGGCGCACGAGACGGCGGTGCACCGCTGGGACGCCCAGCTCGCCATCGGGGCCGGTGACCCGGTGGAGGCGAAGCTCGCGGCCGACGGGGTGAGCGAGGTGCTGGACACCTGGCTGCCGGCGGGCCGGCGGCAGGCGCCGGGCGACTGGCGCGGGGTGGTGCAGCTCTCCGCGACCGACGCGGCCCAGGAGTGGTATCTGCGGTTGCGCGGCGAGGGGGTGGCGCTGCTCGACACGGCGACCATCTTCGACCACGACGACCACCACGCGCGGGCCCAGGTCAGCGGCACCGCGAGCGACCTGCTGCTGGCGCTCTGGGGCCGGGTGAGCTTCGAGACGCTCGACGTCGCCGGGGACCGCTCCCTGCTGAACGGCCTCCGCACCGGCTGA
- a CDS encoding EI24 domain-containing protein, whose amino-acid sequence MDVSRIASPVTGVVGRFLGGAGLLVRGLGLYVRSPGLMLLGIVPALISGALFLAALGTLVYFVDDLAALVTPFADDWSSGARSLVRVIAGLAFLGLGGLLGVLTFTAVTLVIGDPFYEKISERVEERYGGTPGAVDVPFLSSLRRSSVDSVRLVALSALVGIPLFVAGFIPVLGQTVVPVIGAAVGGWFLAVELVGAPFYRRGMRLPERRAILKADRPTALGFGVAVFLCFLIPLGAVLVMPAAVAGAALLTRRRLGQPIERS is encoded by the coding sequence GTGGACGTCAGCAGAATCGCCAGCCCGGTGACCGGGGTAGTCGGACGCTTCCTGGGCGGGGCCGGGTTGCTGGTGCGGGGGTTGGGCCTCTACGTCCGCAGCCCGGGGTTGATGCTGCTCGGCATCGTGCCGGCGCTGATCTCCGGCGCGCTGTTCCTGGCCGCGCTCGGCACGCTCGTGTACTTCGTGGACGATCTCGCCGCGCTGGTCACCCCGTTCGCCGACGACTGGTCGAGCGGTGCGCGCAGCCTGGTCCGGGTGATCGCCGGGCTGGCCTTCCTGGGCCTCGGCGGCCTGCTCGGCGTGCTCACCTTCACCGCGGTCACCCTGGTCATCGGCGACCCGTTCTACGAGAAGATCTCCGAGCGGGTGGAGGAGCGGTACGGCGGCACGCCGGGCGCTGTGGACGTGCCCTTCCTGTCGTCGCTGCGCCGCAGCTCCGTGGACTCGGTGCGGCTGGTGGCGCTCTCCGCGCTGGTCGGCATCCCCCTGTTCGTCGCCGGCTTCATCCCGGTGCTGGGGCAGACGGTGGTGCCGGTGATCGGGGCCGCTGTGGGTGGCTGGTTCCTCGCCGTCGAGCTGGTCGGCGCGCCGTTCTACCGGCGCGGGATGCGGCTGCCCGAGCGCCGGGCGATCCTCAAGGCCGACCGTCCCACCGCGCTGGGCTTCGGGGTGGCGGTCTTCCTCTGCTTCCTGATCCCGTTGGGCGCCGTGCTGGTCATGCCGGCAGCGGTGGCCGGCGCGGCCCTGCTGACCCGCCGTCGGCTCGGTCAGCCGATCGAGCGGAGCTGA
- a CDS encoding LacI family DNA-binding transcriptional regulator yields MTTAQRPTLEAVAARAGVSRATVSRVVNGSTTVAEPIREAVTRAVAELGYVPNLAARSLVTQRTDSIALVMPEAATRVFSDDQVFPGIIRGVSQELEAADKQLVLMLAGSPAGHHRVERYTTGRHVDGVLFASLHGADPLPGTLTRLGIPVVCSGRPLGDVPVPYVDVDHVAGVTTAVGYMIDSGRRRIATIAGPQDMVAGIERLNGYRQAVAAAGLPELVAVGDFTRESGAAAMRQLLTDHPDLDGVFAASDLMAHAALRTLREAGRRVPEDVAVIGFDDIETAAYTEPPLTTVRQPIVELGRQMTRQLLRLAAGESIEQVVMLPTELIRRASA; encoded by the coding sequence ATGACGACGGCGCAGCGGCCGACGCTCGAAGCGGTGGCGGCCCGGGCCGGGGTGTCCCGGGCCACCGTGTCCCGGGTGGTCAACGGCTCCACCACCGTCGCCGAACCGATCCGCGAGGCGGTCACCCGGGCGGTCGCCGAGCTGGGGTACGTCCCCAACCTCGCCGCCCGCAGCCTGGTCACCCAACGCACCGACTCGATCGCCCTGGTCATGCCGGAGGCGGCCACCCGGGTCTTCTCCGACGACCAGGTCTTCCCCGGCATCATCAGGGGTGTCAGCCAGGAGCTGGAGGCGGCCGACAAGCAGTTGGTGCTGATGCTCGCCGGCTCGCCGGCCGGGCACCACCGCGTCGAGCGCTACACCACCGGCCGGCACGTCGACGGGGTGCTCTTCGCCTCGCTGCACGGCGCCGACCCGCTGCCCGGCACGCTGACCCGGCTCGGCATCCCGGTGGTGTGCAGTGGCCGGCCGCTCGGCGACGTGCCGGTCCCGTACGTCGACGTCGACCACGTCGCCGGGGTGACCACCGCCGTCGGCTACATGATCGACAGCGGTCGCCGGCGGATCGCCACCATCGCCGGGCCGCAGGACATGGTCGCCGGGATCGAACGGCTCAACGGCTACCGGCAGGCGGTCGCCGCCGCCGGTCTGCCCGAGCTGGTAGCTGTCGGTGACTTCACCAGGGAGTCCGGCGCGGCGGCGATGCGCCAACTGCTCACCGACCACCCCGACCTGGACGGTGTCTTCGCCGCCTCCGACCTGATGGCGCACGCCGCCCTGCGTACGCTGCGCGAGGCCGGCCGGCGGGTGCCGGAGGACGTGGCGGTGATCGGCTTCGACGACATCGAGACCGCCGCCTACACCGAGCCGCCACTGACCACAGTCCGGCAGCCGATCGTGGAACTCGGCCGCCAGATGACCCGACAACTGCTGCGGTTGGCCGCCGGGGAGAGCATCGAGCAGGTCGTCATGCTCCCCACCGAGCTGATCCGCCGCGCCTCAGCCTGA
- a CDS encoding GH1 family beta-glucosidase: MSELKFPEDFLWGAATAAYQIEGAARDDGRGPSIWDTFSRTPGRVYQGHTGDVACDHYHRYADDVALMAELGLRAYRFSVSWPRVQPDGTGPVNPRGLDFYDRLTDALLARGIDPIVTLYHWDLPQSLGDRGGWTNRDTAEHFASYATAVYARLGDRIDTWTTLNEPWCSAYLGYANGVHAPGERNPAAAFTAVHHLLLGHGLAARALRTAGARSVGITLNPADVRPADPESAVDAAAVRLVDGLHNRIFLDPLLAGGYPDDVREHVARIVEPTFIRDGDEKLIAAPIDLLGINYYAPGYVAGRPDGAGNPAYPGTEGAVHFLPPTGPLTDMGWMIEPAGLTRLLERIATDYPGVPLLITENGAAFPDKPGADSPDGSAQVIDADRIAYLDGHLRAAHEAIARGVDLRGYLVWSLLDNFEWAEGYRKRFGIVHVDYLTQRRTPKASARWYQEVISRNGL; the protein is encoded by the coding sequence GTGAGTGAACTCAAGTTTCCCGAGGATTTCCTCTGGGGTGCGGCCACCGCCGCGTACCAGATCGAGGGCGCCGCCCGCGACGACGGTCGCGGACCGTCCATCTGGGACACCTTCAGCCGCACCCCGGGCAGGGTCTACCAGGGGCACACCGGCGACGTCGCCTGCGACCACTACCACCGGTACGCCGACGACGTGGCGCTGATGGCCGAGCTGGGGCTGCGGGCGTACCGGTTCTCGGTCTCCTGGCCGCGCGTGCAGCCCGACGGCACCGGGCCGGTCAACCCGCGCGGGCTGGACTTCTACGACCGGCTCACCGACGCGCTGCTGGCGCGGGGCATCGACCCGATCGTCACCCTCTACCACTGGGACCTGCCGCAGAGCCTCGGCGACCGGGGCGGCTGGACCAACCGGGACACCGCCGAGCACTTCGCCAGCTACGCCACAGCGGTGTACGCCCGCCTCGGCGACCGGATCGACACCTGGACCACCCTCAACGAGCCGTGGTGCTCGGCCTACCTCGGGTACGCCAACGGGGTGCACGCGCCGGGCGAGCGGAACCCGGCGGCGGCCTTCACCGCCGTACACCATCTGCTGTTGGGGCACGGCCTGGCCGCGCGGGCGCTGCGCACCGCCGGCGCGCGCAGCGTCGGCATCACCCTCAACCCGGCGGATGTACGACCAGCCGACCCGGAGAGCGCTGTCGACGCCGCTGCCGTGCGCCTGGTCGACGGCCTGCACAACCGGATCTTCCTCGACCCGCTGCTGGCCGGCGGCTACCCGGACGACGTCCGGGAGCACGTGGCCCGGATCGTCGAGCCGACGTTCATCAGGGACGGCGACGAGAAGCTGATCGCCGCCCCGATCGACCTGCTCGGCATCAACTACTACGCGCCCGGCTACGTGGCGGGGCGGCCCGACGGCGCCGGCAACCCCGCCTACCCCGGCACCGAGGGCGCTGTGCACTTCCTTCCCCCCACCGGGCCGCTCACCGACATGGGCTGGATGATCGAGCCGGCCGGGCTGACCCGGCTGCTGGAGCGGATCGCCACCGACTATCCCGGTGTGCCGCTGCTGATCACCGAGAACGGCGCGGCGTTCCCCGACAAGCCGGGCGCCGACTCGCCCGACGGGTCCGCACAGGTCATCGACGCCGATCGCATCGCCTACCTCGACGGGCACCTGCGTGCCGCGCACGAGGCCATCGCCCGGGGCGTGGACCTGCGCGGTTATCTCGTATGGTCATTACTGGACAACTTCGAGTGGGCGGAGGGTTACCGCAAGCGGTTCGGGATCGTGCACGTCGACTACCTGACCCAGCGGCGCACACCGAAGGCCAGCGCCCGGTGGTACCAGGAGGTGATCTCCCGGAACGGGCTGTGA